A portion of the Natronococcus sp. AD-5 genome contains these proteins:
- a CDS encoding DUF7344 domain-containing protein, whose product MERERLVVRYLSRREGQVRMRAIARSVAAAESGTPITDLSTGRYQRVYTALYRTHLPRLDRAGLIEYERERGLVRPTARLERNAPVLEAPAAVDSSSAPEARNGTKPSDRREAYVAAFGLAGLALSGALVHLSLVASVLVGGLVIIAFLYRTIAAARTP is encoded by the coding sequence GTGGAACGCGAACGACTCGTAGTTCGGTATCTGTCGCGTCGGGAAGGCCAGGTTCGAATGCGCGCGATCGCGCGGTCCGTCGCGGCCGCCGAGTCCGGGACGCCCATCACGGATCTGTCGACGGGGCGGTATCAGCGCGTCTACACTGCACTGTATCGCACCCATCTCCCGCGCCTCGACCGCGCCGGGCTGATCGAGTACGAGCGGGAACGCGGCCTCGTTCGCCCGACCGCCCGGCTCGAGCGGAACGCACCCGTACTCGAGGCACCCGCCGCAGTTGACAGTTCGTCGGCCCCCGAAGCCAGGAACGGGACGAAGCCATCCGACCGGCGAGAGGCGTACGTGGCGGCGTTCGGGCTGGCCGGACTCGCGCTCAGCGGGGCGCTGGTACACCTGTCACTGGTCGCCAGCGTCCTGGTCGGCGGCCTCGTGATCATCGCGTTTCTCTACCGCACGATCGCGGCCGCGCGAACCCCGTAG